CTATACCGATAGCGATGTACCTTACGTTGATGCAACAACGACAGCACTGTTTTTCGCAGGTATGTACTTCATGGCTCGAAAGCGAGTCGAGCACTGGTGGTTGTGGATCATCGGAGACGCGATCTCAGTTCCTTTGTACTTCTATAAAGGATTGGGCATTACGGCCTTTCAGTACATCGTATTCCTCTATCTGGCCATCATGGGGTTGCGCGAGTGGAACGCTACCATTTCAGACCGAGATTTACACTGACAAGCCCCCAGGTTCCGGCCGTGAATTGTATATGCCAGTCATCGGTCTGCGAGTTGTATCGGTAGCCCAAATTCAGTACCGGCAAGGCGTAGCTGTTGTACCCATCGCTCAAGTCAAAGAGTATCACGCCTCCCAAATCCCCTAAAACCTGATGTCTCTTCCGCCCAAAAGCCGTGCGGCCAGCTGCTAAAGCATGAGGTCCAAATTGGCCGGGACGTGACCAAAATCCGCCGCCAACAAAGTATTCCCAATTCCAAAGCTCAATGTGATCGTTCACGCGATGTGAATATCGAACTTCGAATCCGGAATTCGCAACGGTGGCCGAACCGCCGGATATCTGAAACTCAAGGGTATTGTCAATTTGGGCGCTTTGTCCAAAAGCACCGAACAATACGATAGAAAATAGCGCAGTTACGAGTTGTTTCACAACAACTCAAAAATAGTTATTGCGATCCTTATTGAGGCTCTTAGGACCCAATTTGTGCACGAACCCTAGTATGATCCCACTCCAGGATCAACTCGTTCGAACTGGAGAATCGAATGGTAAACTGCTCCACCACATCGTCTATGGTTTCGGCCGGGACCGTAACCGAAAGAATGTCGTGCGCATCTTCGCGAGCCGCTTTGGCATCCCAATTCACTCCCCATGGGTACATCTTGGTATTCCAAATCAAAACCCATTCAGTTTCACTCGGAATTGTCCAAAAAGTATATTTGCCTGCGGCAAGATCTTCGCCCTCGATCGTCAGATCGACATTAGTGGAAAAGGTGGTCGCCTCGTTTGCTCTGGTACGCCAAACTTCACCATAAGGTACGAGGTCGCCGAAGATCACTCGGTCTTTTTTGTAAGGACGGTTATAAAAGACCTCTACCTCACCACCGGAAACGGTATGTGAAATGGTTTCTTCAGGACTGTGCTTCTTGGTTTGGGATTGCATGTATTTATATGCGCCAAAAAGAAGAACGATAAGTGCGACCAAGGATATGAACAGCCATTTTAAAAAACGTGTCATTGCGGGTTAGTTTGGTTACATAGCACGATGAAGGTACGAAAGCGCCCGATTATTCGTGATAATTGTAGTACGTATTTGAGAAGCCATTCATATACGTACCGAGCACCAAGCTGAGCCAAGTACGCACCTTATAGCAGGTTGATGAGCAATCGCTCGGAGCAATCGTTTCGCAGGCACCGGAGAGGATACAGCCAGTCACCTCTTCCGCGTATTCGGCTCTGGAATCGTCGTTCAGGGCTACCGCTCCCAGAAATATATCTCCCTTTCCAAAAAGGGTTTGAAACGAATAGCTGAACGGTTCCTGATCAAGTGGATTTCCGTAATAATCGGTATTGGCCAAGTACCCCATGTAGCTGAT
The Flavobacteriales bacterium genome window above contains:
- a CDS encoding DUF2911 domain-containing protein — encoded protein: MTRFLKWLFISLVALIVLLFGAYKYMQSQTKKHSPEETISHTVSGGEVEVFYNRPYKKDRVIFGDLVPYGEVWRTRANEATTFSTNVDLTIEGEDLAAGKYTFWTIPSETEWVLIWNTKMYPWGVNWDAKAAREDAHDILSVTVPAETIDDVVEQFTIRFSSSNELILEWDHTRVRAQIGS